A genome region from Gossypium hirsutum isolate 1008001.06 chromosome A04, Gossypium_hirsutum_v2.1, whole genome shotgun sequence includes the following:
- the LOC107902126 gene encoding probable LRR receptor-like serine/threonine-protein kinase At3g47570 — protein MEKMLSVSGWRGFTCDRKHRRVTELELQFLKLSGSLSPYIGNLSFLKELNLEENNFYNKIPQELGHLKRVETLDLANNSISGEIPSNLSACSKLAVLDLRGNQLTGEIPTSLGLLSNLKYLSFYNNSLRGSIPPSLGNLSSLEVLALTINGLTGIILENLGQLANLSYFLVAANSISGIVPAALFNLSNIKVFDIGGNKIQCTLHSNFATTMPYVELYDNRLRGNVPALEKLDKLSSFLLATNHLGHGREVIYDNKILGRTLDGIGNLINLEVLATSNNQLSGSIPFDIGRLQNLRKLSAYRNFLFGTIPHSIGNLTVLTSLALDDNNLQGSIPSSLDLSSNYLIGELPVAVENLKHLGEFYVSQNRLSGWLPNSLGKCVSLEYLYLDGNLFGGPIPSSLSSLKGLVKLDVSGNNLSGAVPEFLKEKKQQPTITCVENSLLQLSYQSIRRAINGFSTQKLVGFGSFGVVYKRIHEESGAVIAIKVLNLLNRGASRSFMAECEALNVKLWPAMQHQTSIGAEPNEAKSFCLFVT, from the exons atggagaaaatgttAAGTGTATCAGGT TGGCGGGGTTTTACATGCGACCGCAAGCATCGGAGAGTCACTGAGTTGGAATTGCAATTCTTGAAACTCTCGGGATCTTTATCACCATACATTGGAAATTTGAGCTTTCTCAAGGAGTTGAATCTTGAGGAAAACAACTTCTACAACAAGATTCCTCAGGAACTTGGTCATTTAAAAAGAGTGGAAACACTGGACTTGGCCAATAACTCCATCAGTGGGGAAATTCCTTCCAATTTATCTGCTTGTTCTAAGCTTGCAGTTCTTGATTTGAGAGGCAACCAACTAACAGGAGAAATACCTACTTCACTAGGTCTCTTATCAAACCTGAAATACTTGAGTTTTTACAACAACAGTTTGAGAGGGAGTATCCCACCTTCGTTGGGGAACTTGTCATCCCTAGAGGTACTTGCTTTGACGATCAATGGATTAACTGgaattatacttgaaaatcttgGACAATTGGCAAATCTTTCATATTTCTTAGTAGCAGCAAATTCAATTTCTGGCATTGTTCCTGCTGCACTGTTCAACCTCTCCAATATTAAAGTCTTTGATATTGGTGGAAACAAGATTCAATGTACTCTTCATTCTAACTTTGCAACCACTATGCCATATGTTGAG CTATATGATAATAGACTCCGTGGAAACGTGCCTGCCTTAGAAAAGTTGGATAAACTGTCTAGTTTTCTCCTAGCCACAAACCATTTGGGACATGGGAGAGAAG TAATATATGATAACAAGATATTGGGAAGAACCCTAGATGGGATTGGAAATCTCATCAACTTGGAGGTGCTAGCAACATCAAATAATCAATTATCAGGTTCGATTCCCTTTGATATTGGAAGGCTTCAGAACCTAAGGAAATTGTCTGCTTATAGGAACTTTCTCTTTGGTACTATTCCCCATTCTATTGGAAATTTAACAGTGTTAACCAGTCTTGCTTTAGATGATAACAATCTTCAGGGCAGCATCCCTTCTAGTCTAG ACTTATCATCAAACTATTTGATCGGTGAGCTTCCTGTTGCAGTAGAAAATCTAAAACATCTGGGTGAGTTCTATGTTTCTCAAAATAGGTTATCTGGTTGGCTTCCAAATAGCCTTGGTAAATGTGTAAGTCTAGAGTACCTATACCTGGATGGAAATTTGTTTGGAGGGCCCATTCCTTCATCTTTAAGTTCATTGAAAGGTCTTGTGAAATTGGATGTATCTGGAAATAATCTCTCAGGTGCAGTTCCAGAATTTCTT aaagaaaaaaagcaGCAACCAACAATAACTTGTGTAGAAAATTCACTTTTACAATTATCATATCAAAGCATCCGAAGGGCTATTAATGGATTCTCTACGCAAAAGTTGGTTGGTTTTGGAAGTTTTGGTGTTGTATACAAAAGAATTCATGAAGAGAGTGGAGCAGTAATTGCAATAAAGGTGCTTAATCTTCTAAATCGTGGAGCATCCAGGAGTTTCATGGCTGAATGTGAGGCCTTAAATGTTAaactttggcctgcaatgcaacatcAAACTAGCATTGGAGCTGAACCAAATGAAGCAAAATCATTTTGTTTATTTGTAACTTGA